A genome region from Tolypothrix sp. PCC 7712 includes the following:
- a CDS encoding energy-coupling factor ABC transporter ATP-binding protein produces the protein MQEYLLEFEQVYYKYSGSQQSALNGLTLRVPKHKKCALIGQNGCGKTTLFLLANGLYKPNSGNVRWRGEAFNYNRHYLSNLRQKVGLIFQDPEQQLVAATVEEDISYGLCNLGLPTSEIQLRVEQALVEFGLTSLAEKPVHHLSLGQKRRVSIADVMVLQPELLVLDEPTAYLDVKHTRNLMATLKKIHQAGTTLLMATHDLDLVYRWADWVFVMDKGRLVLEGKPQDVFMQRELLEELELGLPLIYEMLFDGLSPEESAVIQRIQKRIWERNELDNG, from the coding sequence ATGCAGGAATATTTACTCGAATTTGAGCAAGTATATTATAAATATTCAGGCTCACAGCAATCGGCTCTCAATGGTTTAACTCTGAGAGTACCTAAACACAAAAAATGTGCATTAATTGGTCAAAACGGTTGTGGTAAGACTACCCTATTTTTATTAGCTAATGGTTTATATAAACCCAACTCGGGAAATGTACGGTGGCGAGGTGAAGCCTTTAATTATAACCGTCATTATCTCAGTAATTTAAGGCAAAAAGTCGGCTTAATATTTCAAGATCCAGAGCAACAATTAGTAGCGGCTACTGTGGAAGAAGATATTTCCTATGGTTTATGTAATTTAGGTTTGCCGACATCAGAAATTCAATTAAGAGTTGAGCAAGCCTTAGTTGAATTTGGGCTAACATCTTTAGCAGAGAAACCAGTGCATCATCTCAGTTTAGGTCAAAAAAGGCGAGTTTCCATAGCAGATGTTATGGTGCTGCAACCAGAACTATTAGTATTAGATGAGCCAACTGCATATCTAGATGTTAAGCATACTCGCAATCTAATGGCAACGTTGAAAAAAATTCATCAAGCCGGAACTACTTTATTAATGGCAACCCACGATTTAGATTTAGTTTATCGGTGGGCAGATTGGGTTTTTGTGATGGATAAAGGACGGCTAGTATTAGAAGGTAAACCCCAAGATGTATTTATGCAACGTGAACTCTTAGAAGAATTAGAGTTAGGTTTGCCATTAATATATGAAATGTTATTTGATGGTTTATCGCCTGAAGAATCAGCAGTTATTCAACGGATACAAAAAAGGATTTGGGAAAGAAATGAATTAGATAATGGGTAA
- the cbiQ gene encoding cobalt ECF transporter T component CbiQ codes for MTLQLDSLAYTNRLRHIPPEHKIIFAIATLVISLFTHPLGQILIALWMGIWIVIYAKIPGGIYLKLLIVASFFWLTSLPALILNSISIADLASVLPDSWSGLTFGQYYIYISRSGSEQALAIFTRALASISCLYFLMLTVPFTEILQTLRRIGCPVLLTELLLLMYRFIFILLRTSHELWTAQQSRDGYRTWRISMKSLALLIGQLLQRTLQQYNQFSLGLETRGFQDEFRVWHPHRYRPQPRYIIEAIFGCALLIALQLSQDAGIFTRI; via the coding sequence ATGACGCTGCAACTAGACAGTTTAGCCTACACCAACCGACTCAGACATATACCACCAGAACATAAAATAATTTTTGCGATCGCTACTCTTGTTATCTCCCTTTTTACCCATCCATTAGGCCAAATTCTCATTGCTTTGTGGATGGGTATTTGGATAGTTATCTACGCTAAAATTCCTGGTGGTATTTACTTAAAATTATTAATAGTTGCCAGTTTTTTTTGGTTAACCAGTTTACCAGCACTGATACTCAATAGCATCTCTATTGCAGATTTAGCTAGTGTATTACCAGATTCATGGTCAGGATTAACATTTGGACAATATTATATCTACATTAGCCGCAGTGGTAGCGAACAGGCATTAGCAATTTTTACCAGAGCATTAGCTTCTATTTCTTGCCTATATTTCTTAATGTTAACTGTTCCTTTCACAGAAATATTACAAACTTTGCGCCGCATTGGATGTCCTGTGCTTTTGACAGAACTTTTGTTGCTGATGTATCGGTTTATTTTTATTCTGTTGAGAACATCTCATGAGTTGTGGACTGCTCAACAATCTCGTGATGGCTACCGTACTTGGCGCATTAGTATGAAAAGTTTAGCATTACTGATTGGGCAGTTATTACAACGAACTCTACAACAATATAATCAATTCTCTTTAGGATTAGAAACACGCGGTTTTCAAGATGAATTCCGAGTATGGCATCCTCATCGCTATCGTCCACAACCGCGATATATCATAGAAGCAATTTTTGGCTGTGCATTATTAATCGCATTACAATTGTCTCAAGATGCAGGAATATTTACTCGAATTTGA
- a CDS encoding energy-coupling factor ABC transporter substrate-binding protein produces the protein MKQSHKGWHNWLLVLAVIGLAIAPLILARDAEFGGSDGEAQKAISQVKPGYEPWFQPLFQPPSKEIESLLFASQAALGAGVIGYAIGLYRGRSQQQRDQE, from the coding sequence ATGAAACAGTCTCATAAGGGATGGCATAACTGGTTATTGGTGCTTGCAGTTATTGGTTTAGCAATTGCGCCGTTAATATTAGCACGCGATGCCGAATTCGGTGGTTCCGATGGCGAAGCTCAAAAGGCCATTAGTCAAGTAAAACCAGGATATGAACCTTGGTTTCAACCCTTATTTCAACCACCTAGCAAAGAGATAGAAAGTTTATTATTTGCATCCCAAGCAGCTTTAGGTGCGGGAGTTATTGGTTACGCTATTGGCTTATATAGAGGACGTTCGCAACAGCAAAGAGATCAAGAATGA
- a CDS encoding energy-coupling factor ABC transporter permease, which yields MRKNRVKLHLVLLALGSLYFIVGLPKPAYAMHIMEGFLPVQWAIFWWVVALPFFVLGLRSLTRITQANPQLKLLLGLAGAFTFVLSALKLPSVTGSCSHPTGTGLGAVLFGPLAMSVLGSLVLLFQALLLAHGGLTTLGANAFSMAIAGPFAAYWVYQLTMRLTGKQRIAIFLAAALADLLTYIITSFQLALAFPAPVGGFIASFTKFAGIFAITQVPLAISEGLLTVLVWNWLQSYNPQELELLKLIKQEPQTNETVS from the coding sequence ATGAGAAAAAATCGCGTTAAGCTACATTTAGTTTTATTAGCATTAGGCAGCTTGTACTTTATAGTAGGCTTACCCAAACCTGCCTATGCGATGCACATTATGGAAGGCTTTTTACCAGTGCAGTGGGCAATTTTTTGGTGGGTAGTCGCCTTACCGTTTTTTGTTTTAGGATTGCGATCGCTAACTCGGATTACGCAAGCTAACCCGCAGCTGAAATTACTCTTGGGGTTAGCAGGTGCTTTTACATTCGTGTTATCAGCTTTAAAACTGCCTTCTGTTACAGGTAGCTGTTCCCATCCTACAGGCACAGGCTTAGGAGCAGTCTTATTTGGCCCCTTAGCCATGTCAGTTTTAGGTAGCTTGGTGCTGCTATTTCAAGCTTTGTTACTTGCACATGGCGGTTTGACAACATTGGGAGCAAATGCTTTTTCAATGGCGATCGCGGGGCCATTTGCAGCTTACTGGGTATATCAACTGACGATGCGGCTAACTGGTAAACAAAGAATCGCCATATTTTTAGCAGCCGCTTTAGCAGACTTACTCACTTACATTATTACTTCTTTCCAGTTAGCTCTAGCTTTTCCTGCACCTGTGGGTGGCTTTATTGCTTCATTTACCAAATTTGCAGGAATTTTTGCGATTACTCAAGTACCCTTGGCAATTAGTGAGGGTTTGCTGACAGTCCTAGTGTGGAACTGGCTACAATCATACAATCCTCAAGAATTAGAATTATTGAAATTAATTAAACAGGAACCCCAAACTAATGAAACAGTCTCATAA
- a CDS encoding DUF6464 family protein, translating to MLKTLLVIAIGFLPSLFSLWIIRKTHLRTRLRMRQAAINGSRLRARQIRQIEGDRYYLEGVGYLVGDISCKFNARSGHIRCAVNPNGPCQGCRHYEPRELAENESKEYA from the coding sequence GTGTTAAAAACTCTTTTGGTAATCGCCATTGGTTTCTTACCCTCCCTGTTCTCTTTATGGATCATCCGTAAAACTCATCTACGGACGAGGTTAAGGATGAGACAAGCCGCTATTAATGGCTCCAGGCTGAGAGCAAGACAAATTAGGCAGATTGAAGGCGATCGCTACTATTTAGAAGGCGTAGGTTATCTGGTTGGCGATATTAGCTGCAAATTTAATGCTCGATCCGGTCATATTCGCTGTGCTGTGAATCCCAATGGCCCATGTCAAGGATGTCGTCACTATGAACCTAGAGAATTAGCTGAGAATGAATCTAAAGAATATGCCTGA
- a CDS encoding OB-fold nucleic acid binding domain-containing protein, whose protein sequence is MVKIVTRRAIGAANVYDIGVEQDHNFAIKNGLIAANCFNKSHSTAYGYVTYQTAYLKANYPLEYMAALLTANSGDTDKVQKYIATCMSMGIQIEPPDINRSGVDFTPAADKILFGFSAVRNVGQNAIACILEAREESGEFKSLGDFCDRIDLRAVNRRTLESLISCGAFDKIQPNRQQLTQDLPLVYDWAQSRAKDRASGQGSIFDLLGGFAATNNKNGNNAFEIAPKSQPVSDFPPQEKLRMEKELLGFYVSDHPLKSIKQSSLVLAPINLSQLGEQRDDMMICAVVMLNGVKKVITKKGDPMAILQIEDLTSQSEAVVFPKNYERISSLLQVDARLIIWGKVDRRDDQTQFIVEDAEQVETVKLIMVELTPMQAVNIEERDRLRNVLKEQAGEKEKAKIPVIGVVQSGNSRQLVRFGRQFWVQDSLSAVIALQNARFPAQIKPLTSS, encoded by the coding sequence ATGGTCAAAATAGTTACACGGAGAGCTATAGGCGCAGCAAATGTCTATGACATTGGGGTGGAACAAGACCATAATTTTGCAATTAAAAATGGTTTGATCGCTGCCAATTGTTTTAATAAATCTCACTCTACAGCTTATGGATATGTCACTTATCAAACAGCATATTTAAAAGCTAATTATCCTTTGGAATATATGGCTGCACTGTTGACTGCTAACAGTGGTGATACCGACAAGGTGCAAAAATATATTGCCACTTGTATGAGTATGGGTATTCAAATCGAACCGCCAGATATTAATCGCTCTGGGGTGGATTTTACGCCAGCAGCAGATAAAATTTTATTTGGATTTTCTGCAGTGCGAAATGTGGGACAGAATGCGATCGCCTGTATTCTGGAAGCTAGGGAAGAAAGCGGCGAGTTTAAATCCCTGGGGGATTTTTGCGATCGCATAGATTTACGTGCTGTTAACCGCCGCACTTTGGAGTCACTCATCTCTTGTGGTGCTTTTGACAAAATCCAACCCAACCGTCAGCAGTTAACCCAAGATTTGCCCCTAGTATATGATTGGGCACAATCGCGCGCTAAAGACAGAGCTAGTGGACAGGGCAGTATTTTTGATTTATTAGGCGGTTTTGCTGCTACAAATAATAAAAACGGCAATAATGCTTTTGAAATTGCCCCGAAATCTCAACCTGTTTCTGATTTTCCTCCTCAAGAAAAATTACGGATGGAAAAAGAACTCTTGGGTTTTTATGTATCAGATCATCCTCTTAAATCAATTAAGCAATCGTCTTTGGTATTAGCGCCAATTAATCTTTCCCAACTAGGCGAACAACGAGATGACATGATGATTTGTGCAGTTGTCATGCTTAACGGGGTGAAAAAAGTAATCACCAAAAAAGGCGATCCAATGGCAATTTTACAAATCGAAGATTTAACTTCCCAGTCAGAAGCCGTTGTTTTTCCTAAAAACTATGAACGGATTAGTTCTTTACTGCAAGTGGATGCAAGATTGATTATTTGGGGTAAAGTAGACCGCAGAGATGACCAAACGCAATTTATTGTGGAAGATGCCGAACAAGTTGAAACAGTCAAACTAATTATGGTCGAACTCACCCCCATGCAAGCAGTCAACATTGAAGAACGCGATCGCTTAAGAAATGTTTTAAAAGAACAAGCTGGCGAAAAGGAAAAAGCCAAAATTCCTGTAATTGGAGTTGTGCAGTCAGGGAATTCTCGGCAGCTAGTCCGCTTTGGTAGGCAATTTTGGGTACAAGATTCTCTCAGTGCTGTGATTGCTCTCCAAAATGCGAGATTCCCAGCTCAAATTAAACCTTTGACTAGTAGTTAA